A region of Bradyrhizobium sp. SZCCHNS1050 DNA encodes the following proteins:
- a CDS encoding hydrogenase small subunit, whose product MGAATETFYSVIRRQGITRRSFHKFCSLTATSLGLGPVAASRIANALETKPRTPVIWMHGLECTCCSESFIRSAHPLVKDAVLSMISLDYDDTIMAAAGHQAEAILDETRAKYKGQYILAVEGNPPLNEGGMFCIDGGKPFVEKLKMMAEDAMAIIAWGACASWGCVQAAKPNPTQATPIDKVITNKPIIKVPGCPPIAEVMTGVVTFITTFGKLPELDRQGRPKMFYSQRIHDKCYRRPHFDAGQFVEEWDDEAARKGYCLYKMGCKGPTTYNACSTVRWNGGVSFPIQSGHGCIGCSEDGFWDKGSFYDRLTNIKQFGIEHNADQVGMVAAGTVGAAVAAHAAVTAVKRLAGKRDDAKQDH is encoded by the coding sequence ATGGGCGCGGCAACGGAAACTTTTTACAGCGTCATCAGGCGTCAGGGCATCACGCGGCGCAGCTTTCACAAGTTCTGCAGCCTGACCGCGACGAGCCTCGGCCTCGGCCCGGTCGCGGCGAGCCGCATCGCCAATGCGCTGGAAACCAAGCCGCGCACGCCGGTCATCTGGATGCACGGGCTCGAGTGCACGTGCTGCTCGGAGAGCTTCATCCGCTCGGCGCATCCGCTGGTGAAGGATGCCGTGCTGTCGATGATCTCGCTGGACTATGATGACACCATCATGGCGGCGGCCGGCCACCAGGCGGAGGCCATCCTCGACGAGACGCGTGCGAAGTACAAGGGACAGTACATTCTTGCGGTCGAGGGCAATCCGCCGCTGAACGAAGGTGGCATGTTCTGCATCGACGGCGGCAAGCCGTTCGTCGAAAAGCTGAAGATGATGGCCGAGGACGCCATGGCGATCATCGCCTGGGGCGCCTGTGCCTCCTGGGGCTGTGTGCAGGCGGCAAAGCCCAATCCGACGCAGGCGACCCCGATCGACAAGGTCATCACCAACAAGCCGATCATCAAGGTGCCGGGCTGCCCGCCGATCGCGGAAGTCATGACCGGCGTCGTCACCTTCATCACCACCTTCGGCAAGCTGCCGGAGCTCGACCGCCAGGGCCGGCCGAAGATGTTCTACTCACAACGTATCCACGACAAGTGCTATCGCCGGCCGCATTTCGACGCCGGCCAGTTCGTCGAGGAGTGGGACGACGAGGCGGCGCGCAAGGGCTACTGCCTGTACAAGATGGGCTGCAAGGGTCCGACCACCTACAACGCCTGCTCGACCGTGCGCTGGAACGGCGGCGTGTCGTTCCCGATCCAGTCCGGTCACGGCTGCATCGGCTGCTCCGAGGACGGCTTCTGGGACAAGGGCTCGTTCTACGACCGTCTCACCAACATCAAGCAGTTCGGCATCGAGCACAACGCCGACCAGGTCGGCATGGTGGCCGCGGGCACGGTGGGCGCAGCGGTTGCGGCGCATGCGGCGGTGACGGCCGTGAAGCGGCTCGCCGGCAAGCGCGACGACGCCAAGCAAGATCATTAA
- a CDS encoding HupU protein has translation MVGSEGTIRMLWLQGASCGGCTMSILESGASGWFDELRQSGIDLVWHPSVSEQTGDEVVELLEAIRDGRERLDLLVLEGSVARGPGLTGRFNMLAGTNRSIYHWLLDLAPLADYVVAVGSCAAYGGIPAAGINPTDAVGLQFEGSDIGGALGAGFRSKRGLPVINVAGCAPHPGWMMESLLALTSGDLSADGLDAVGRPTFIANHLAHHGCSRNEFYEFKASAETMSERGCLMEHLGCRATQAVGDCNQRSWNGGGSCTKGGYACIACTSPGFESAQNYLQTAKLAGIPVGLPTDMPKAWFVALAALSKSATPRRVRVNATADHVVVPPGRAGDKRRP, from the coding sequence ATGGTCGGCTCTGAGGGAACGATCAGGATGCTATGGCTGCAGGGTGCGAGCTGCGGCGGCTGCACGATGTCGATCCTGGAAAGCGGCGCGTCCGGCTGGTTCGACGAGCTGCGCCAATCCGGCATCGATCTGGTATGGCATCCCTCCGTCAGCGAGCAGACCGGAGACGAGGTGGTGGAGCTGTTGGAGGCGATCCGCGACGGTCGCGAGCGGCTCGATCTGCTGGTGCTCGAAGGCTCGGTGGCGCGCGGACCTGGCCTGACCGGCCGCTTCAACATGCTCGCCGGCACCAACCGCTCGATCTATCACTGGCTGCTCGATCTGGCGCCGCTGGCCGACTACGTCGTTGCCGTCGGCAGTTGCGCCGCCTATGGCGGCATTCCTGCTGCCGGCATCAACCCGACCGATGCGGTCGGATTGCAGTTCGAGGGCAGCGACATCGGCGGCGCGCTCGGCGCGGGCTTCCGCTCGAAACGCGGGCTGCCGGTGATCAACGTCGCAGGCTGTGCGCCGCATCCGGGTTGGATGATGGAAAGCCTGCTGGCGCTCACCTCGGGCGATCTGTCGGCAGACGGCCTCGACGCAGTCGGCCGTCCGACCTTCATCGCCAATCACCTGGCGCATCACGGCTGCTCGCGCAACGAGTTCTACGAGTTCAAGGCGAGCGCGGAGACGATGTCGGAGCGCGGCTGCCTGATGGAGCATCTCGGCTGCCGCGCGACGCAAGCGGTCGGCGACTGCAATCAGCGCTCGTGGAACGGCGGCGGCTCCTGCACCAAGGGCGGCTACGCCTGCATCGCCTGCACCTCGCCGGGCTTCGAGAGCGCGCAGAACTATCTGCAGACGGCCAAGCTCGCCGGCATTCCCGTGGGGCTTCCGACCGACATGCCCAAGGCCTGGTTCGTCGCGCTCGCAGCGCTGTCGAAATCGGCCACGCCGCGTCGCGTCCGAGTCAATGCGACGGCGGATCATGTCGTGGTGCCGCCGGGCCGTGCCGGCGACAAGCGCCGTCCATGA
- a CDS encoding nickel-dependent hydrogenase large subunit, producing MTRITVGPFNRVEGDLEVRLDIESGRVTRAEVTAPLYRGFEQILEGRPSLDALVIAPRICGICSVSQSIAAAAALRQAMGIAAAPNGVLAANIAHAAENAADHLTHFYIFFMPDFARDVYASHAWHSATAERFAATKGSAARDALPARARLLEIMGLIAGKWPHSLAFQPGGTTRAIELGERVRLNAIAASFRGFLERVVFADKLENVLALSTSDELDRWREGRAGDFAHFLRLADALALADLGSGPGLLMSFGAYHDFNGARFRAGVRTSSGEVHALPSDGITEDVSHAWMHDTSLDPAESRTVPDADKADAYSWCKAPRLAGEPVEVGALARQAIDGQPLITALLASGRSNVRNRVIARLIETARLALSIEHWIKGLRLNEPFCDSSASAADGNFVGLVEAARGSLGHWLAVRSGRIERYQIIAPTSWNFSPRDADGVAGPLEQALVGTEVGTAGARAVGIQHVVRSFDPCMVCTAH from the coding sequence ATGACGCGGATCACGGTCGGACCGTTCAATCGTGTCGAAGGCGATCTCGAGGTCAGGCTCGATATCGAGAGCGGTCGCGTCACGAGGGCGGAGGTGACGGCGCCGCTCTATCGCGGCTTCGAGCAGATCCTGGAGGGGCGGCCGTCGCTGGACGCCCTGGTGATCGCACCGCGAATCTGCGGCATCTGCTCGGTGTCGCAATCGATCGCCGCCGCCGCGGCGTTGCGCCAGGCCATGGGTATTGCGGCAGCGCCAAACGGCGTCCTCGCGGCCAACATCGCGCACGCGGCCGAGAACGCAGCCGACCATCTGACGCATTTCTACATCTTCTTCATGCCGGACTTCGCCCGCGACGTCTACGCCTCGCATGCCTGGCATTCGGCTACGGCCGAGCGCTTCGCGGCCACGAAGGGCAGCGCGGCCCGCGATGCGTTGCCTGCCCGCGCGCGGCTGCTCGAGATCATGGGCCTGATCGCCGGCAAATGGCCGCACAGTCTCGCCTTCCAGCCAGGCGGGACGACGCGCGCGATCGAGCTCGGCGAGCGCGTGCGGCTCAACGCGATCGCGGCGTCGTTTCGCGGTTTCCTTGAACGCGTCGTGTTTGCCGACAAGCTGGAGAACGTGCTCGCCTTGTCGACATCGGACGAGCTCGACCGTTGGCGGGAGGGCCGCGCCGGCGACTTCGCGCATTTCCTTCGGCTGGCCGATGCGCTCGCGCTGGCCGACCTCGGCAGCGGACCCGGTCTCTTGATGAGCTTCGGCGCGTATCACGACTTCAATGGGGCTCGTTTTCGCGCTGGTGTCCGCACGAGCAGCGGCGAGGTCCACGCTTTGCCGTCGGACGGCATCACCGAGGACGTCTCGCACGCCTGGATGCACGATACGTCGCTCGATCCGGCCGAGAGCCGCACCGTGCCCGATGCCGACAAAGCCGACGCCTATAGCTGGTGCAAGGCGCCGCGTCTTGCGGGAGAACCGGTCGAGGTCGGCGCTCTCGCAAGGCAGGCCATCGACGGTCAGCCGTTGATCACCGCGCTGCTCGCGAGCGGTCGCAGCAATGTCCGCAATCGTGTCATCGCCCGGCTGATCGAAACTGCGCGGCTCGCGCTGTCGATCGAGCACTGGATCAAGGGGCTGCGTCTCAACGAGCCGTTCTGCGACAGCAGCGCCAGCGCGGCCGACGGCAATTTCGTCGGGCTCGTGGAAGCTGCGCGCGGCAGCCTCGGCCACTGGCTCGCGGTGCGCTCCGGCCGGATCGAGCGTTATCAGATCATCGCGCCGACGAGCTGGAATTTCTCTCCGCGCGACGCGGATGGGGTAGCGGGCCCGCTCGAACAGGCGCTGGTCGGCACCGAGGTCGGCACTGCCGGCGCGCGTGCGGTCGGCATTCAGCACGTCGTGCGGTCGTTCGATCCCTGCATGGTCTGCACGGCCCATTGA
- a CDS encoding HoxN/HupN/NixA family nickel/cobalt transporter, with product MTIVQIDHPRAPRLLWWRSQPGRNVALVGGLVAANALAWAWAFALYADRPAIVGTAMLAWLLGLRHAVDADHIAAIDNVVRKLVQDGSAPRAAGLYFALGHSSVVVIATIVVSLIAGADLLDEESAIRAIGGVIGTSVSAGFLLLIALANLILFVNLWRRAAQPQSEMETAGSSGRGILIRLLRPVLRLVGRAWHMYPLGFLFGLGFDTASEIGLLSLSATEAARGASLAHVLVFPALFAAAMATVDTADSMLMVGAYRWALTDPARKLRYNLVITGASVAIALVIGGFEAITLLAPRLGLTGGWTRVATALGDDVANLGIVAIGLFGLIWAIAMLLGRSQRGSEAMPGEALASVHAGALNPPVIRSGTLKTG from the coding sequence ATGACGATTGTTCAAATTGATCATCCTCGTGCCCCTCGGCTGCTGTGGTGGCGATCGCAGCCCGGCCGCAACGTTGCGCTCGTCGGCGGGCTGGTCGCCGCCAACGCGCTCGCCTGGGCCTGGGCGTTCGCGCTCTACGCCGACCGGCCCGCCATCGTCGGCACCGCGATGCTGGCCTGGCTGCTCGGACTGCGCCATGCGGTCGATGCGGATCACATCGCGGCGATCGACAACGTCGTGCGGAAGCTGGTGCAGGACGGTAGCGCCCCGCGCGCCGCCGGCCTGTATTTTGCGCTCGGCCATTCCAGCGTCGTCGTCATCGCCACCATCGTCGTGAGCCTCATCGCCGGCGCCGACCTCCTGGATGAAGAGAGCGCGATCAGGGCGATCGGCGGCGTCATCGGCACGTCGGTGTCGGCCGGCTTCCTGCTGCTGATCGCGTTGGCGAACCTCATTCTGTTCGTGAACCTCTGGCGCCGCGCCGCACAGCCGCAGTCCGAGATGGAAACCGCCGGAAGCTCCGGACGGGGCATCCTCATCCGCCTGCTGCGCCCGGTGCTCCGCCTGGTGGGACGCGCCTGGCACATGTATCCGCTCGGTTTCCTGTTCGGTCTCGGCTTCGACACTGCGAGCGAGATCGGGCTTCTTAGCCTGTCGGCAACCGAGGCCGCGCGCGGCGCGAGTCTTGCGCACGTGCTGGTGTTTCCGGCGCTGTTCGCGGCGGCGATGGCCACCGTCGACACCGCCGACAGCATGCTGATGGTCGGCGCCTATCGCTGGGCGCTGACCGATCCCGCACGCAAGCTGCGCTATAACCTCGTGATCACCGGCGCCTCTGTCGCGATCGCGCTGGTGATCGGCGGCTTCGAGGCGATCACGCTGTTGGCGCCGCGGCTTGGCCTGACCGGGGGATGGACGAGGGTCGCCACCGCGCTGGGCGACGATGTCGCCAATCTCGGGATCGTCGCGATTGGCCTGTTCGGACTGATCTGGGCGATCGCCATGCTGCTCGGTCGCAGCCAGCGCGGTTCCGAGGCTATGCCCGGGGAAGCGCTTGCCAGTGTTCATGCGGGGGCGCTAAACCCGCCGGTGATACGAAGCGGAACGCTTAAGACGGGCTAG
- a CDS encoding nickel-dependent hydrogenase large subunit, producing MGIQTPNGFNLDNSGKRVVVDPLTRIEGHLRVEVNVDSNNVIRNAVSTGTMWRGIETILRNRDPRDAWAFTERICGVCTGTHALTSVRAVENALGIMIPDNANSIRNIMQLCLQVHDHLVHFYHLHALDWVDVVSALKADPKATSALAQSVSDWPLSSPGYFKDLQIRLTKFVESGQLGPFKNAYWGHAAYKLPPEANLMAVAHYLEALDFQKEIVKIHTIYGGKNPHPNWLVGGVPCAINVDGTGAVGAINMERLNLVSSIIDRSIEFVQKVYLPDVAAIGSFYKDWLYGGGLSGKNVMSYGDIPENANDYSGKNLKLPRGVILNGNLNEILPIDHGDPEQIQEFVTHSWYKYPDESKGLHPWDGVTEPNYQLGPNAKGTKTDIKELDEGGKYSWIKAPRWRGNAVEVGPLARYIIGYAQGRPEFKEPTDRLLKTLNLPVTALFSTLGRTAARALECEWAANQMRYFQDKLVARIKAGDSSTANIEKWKPESWPKEAKGYGFTEAPRGALAHWIKIKDTKIDNYQCVVPTTWNGSPRDPKGNIGAFEASLMDTPMADPEKPLEILRTIHSFDPCLACSTHVMSPDGQQMATVTVR from the coding sequence ATGGGCATCCAGACTCCCAACGGCTTCAATCTCGACAATTCCGGCAAGCGTGTCGTCGTCGATCCGCTGACGCGCATCGAGGGCCATCTGCGCGTCGAGGTGAATGTCGATTCCAATAACGTGATCCGCAACGCGGTCTCGACCGGCACCATGTGGCGCGGCATCGAGACCATCCTGCGGAACCGCGATCCGCGCGACGCCTGGGCCTTCACCGAGCGGATCTGCGGCGTCTGCACCGGCACGCACGCGCTGACCTCGGTCCGCGCGGTCGAGAACGCGCTGGGGATCATGATCCCCGATAATGCCAACTCGATCCGCAACATCATGCAGCTCTGCCTGCAGGTGCACGATCACCTCGTGCACTTCTATCATCTGCATGCGCTCGACTGGGTCGACGTGGTCTCGGCGCTCAAGGCCGATCCAAAGGCGACCTCGGCGCTGGCGCAGTCGGTCTCGGACTGGCCGCTGTCCTCGCCGGGCTATTTCAAGGACCTGCAGATCCGGCTGACCAAGTTCGTCGAGTCCGGTCAGCTCGGTCCGTTCAAGAACGCCTATTGGGGTCATGCGGCCTACAAGCTGCCGCCGGAGGCGAACCTGATGGCGGTGGCGCACTATCTGGAAGCGCTCGACTTCCAGAAGGAGATCGTCAAGATCCACACCATCTACGGCGGCAAGAATCCGCATCCGAACTGGCTGGTCGGCGGCGTGCCGTGTGCGATCAATGTCGACGGCACCGGCGCGGTCGGTGCGATCAACATGGAGCGGCTGAACCTCGTCTCGTCGATCATCGATCGCTCGATCGAGTTCGTGCAGAAGGTCTATCTGCCCGACGTGGCGGCGATCGGCTCCTTCTACAAGGACTGGCTCTATGGCGGCGGCCTCTCCGGCAAGAACGTGATGTCCTACGGCGACATTCCGGAGAATGCGAACGATTATTCAGGGAAGAATCTCAAGCTGCCGCGTGGCGTGATCCTCAACGGGAATCTGAACGAGATCCTGCCGATCGATCACGGCGACCCCGAGCAGATCCAGGAGTTCGTCACCCACTCCTGGTACAAATATCCCGACGAGAGCAAGGGGCTGCATCCCTGGGACGGCGTCACTGAGCCGAACTACCAGCTCGGCCCCAACGCCAAGGGCACCAAGACGGACATCAAGGAGCTCGACGAGGGCGGAAAATATTCCTGGATCAAGGCGCCGCGCTGGCGCGGCAACGCGGTCGAGGTCGGACCGCTGGCGCGCTACATCATTGGTTATGCGCAAGGGCGGCCGGAGTTCAAGGAGCCGACCGACAGGCTTCTGAAGACGCTGAACCTGCCGGTCACAGCGCTGTTCTCCACGCTTGGCCGCACCGCGGCACGGGCGCTGGAATGCGAATGGGCGGCGAACCAGATGCGCTACTTCCAGGACAAGTTGGTGGCACGCATCAAGGCCGGCGATTCCTCGACCGCGAACATCGAGAAGTGGAAGCCGGAGAGCTGGCCGAAGGAGGCCAAGGGCTACGGCTTCACCGAGGCGCCGCGCGGCGCGCTGGCGCACTGGATCAAGATCAAGGACACAAAGATCGACAACTACCAGTGTGTCGTGCCGACGACCTGGAACGGCTCGCCGCGCGATCCCAAGGGCAATATCGGCGCCTTCGAGGCCTCCCTGATGGATACGCCGATGGCGGATCCGGAGAAGCCGCTGGAGATCCTGCGCACGATCCATTCGTTCGATCCGTGCCTCGCGTGCTCGACCCACGTGATGAGCCCGGACGGCCAGCAAATGGCGACGGTCACGGTCAGGTAG
- a CDS encoding trypsin-like serine protease, with protein sequence MIKTIIISLAVLLGGAAGATAAELEDAVAAAGNGQHAAAMRRLLPLAAKGDARAQFDVGFMHAFGWGQPRNPAEALAWYRKAADQGLAVAQHYLGIAYVNGEGVASNYGEAGRWFSRAAAQGFAQSQYMLGLMLLDGRGVKQDVVQGYAWLVMAGRSGVRSAGRDVQRVKLTEPQRVQAQSAIAAWRPKPESAEAGIAAPRPEQLLGLDRHIGEVVDPTSWPASSIGVVTVAQYSTGGWCTGTLVAPRVVLTAAHCVFNGVAQVSPGNVRFLAGMNRGTPAASSVADKLIVAPDFVPTRHDRWSLDRSPADWALIVLKDALPSKPVEVRALTREELQAATTAGTISEIGYGQERRYSPTGQRNCSAGMTKDEMLLTVHCLANFGYSGSPIMADVGGQPAVVGIFSAFHEETRLMFAAPASQFEAVVRREITAQSASMR encoded by the coding sequence CCGAGCTCGAAGACGCGGTCGCGGCGGCAGGCAACGGGCAGCATGCGGCGGCGATGCGACGGCTGCTGCCGCTGGCCGCCAAGGGCGATGCGCGGGCGCAGTTCGACGTCGGCTTCATGCACGCCTTCGGCTGGGGCCAACCGCGCAACCCCGCCGAGGCGCTGGCGTGGTACCGCAAGGCCGCCGATCAGGGGCTCGCTGTCGCGCAACACTATCTCGGCATCGCCTACGTCAACGGCGAAGGTGTTGCGAGCAATTACGGCGAAGCCGGCCGCTGGTTCAGCCGCGCCGCGGCGCAGGGCTTCGCCCAGTCGCAATACATGCTCGGCCTGATGCTGCTCGACGGCCGCGGTGTGAAACAGGACGTCGTGCAGGGCTATGCCTGGCTGGTGATGGCGGGCCGTAGCGGCGTGCGATCGGCCGGCCGCGACGTGCAGCGGGTCAAGTTGACCGAGCCGCAGCGCGTCCAGGCCCAGAGTGCCATTGCGGCCTGGCGGCCGAAGCCGGAATCGGCGGAGGCCGGCATCGCCGCTCCGCGTCCGGAGCAACTGCTCGGGCTCGACCGCCACATCGGCGAGGTCGTCGATCCCACCTCGTGGCCGGCGTCGTCGATCGGCGTCGTCACCGTCGCGCAATACTCGACCGGCGGCTGGTGCACCGGCACGCTGGTCGCGCCGCGCGTCGTGCTCACCGCGGCGCATTGCGTGTTCAACGGCGTGGCGCAGGTCAGCCCCGGCAACGTCCGCTTCCTGGCCGGCATGAACAGGGGCACGCCGGCGGCATCGTCGGTCGCCGACAAGCTGATCGTGGCGCCCGATTTCGTCCCGACCCGGCACGACAGATGGTCGCTCGACCGCTCGCCCGCCGATTGGGCACTGATCGTGCTGAAGGACGCGCTGCCGTCGAAGCCGGTTGAGGTCAGGGCGCTGACGCGCGAGGAATTGCAGGCTGCGACCACGGCCGGAACCATCTCCGAGATCGGCTATGGCCAGGAGCGGCGCTATTCGCCGACCGGCCAGCGCAATTGCAGCGCCGGCATGACCAAGGACGAGATGCTGCTGACGGTGCATTGCCTCGCCAATTTCGGCTATTCGGGCTCCCCCATCATGGCCGACGTCGGCGGACAGCCGGCCGTGGTCGGCATCTTCTCGGCGTTCCACGAGGAGACCCGGCTGATGTTCGCCGCCCCCGCGAGCCAGTTCGAGGCGGTCGTGCGGCGCGAGATCACGGCACAGAGTGCCTCGATGCGGTGA